A single Tachypleus tridentatus isolate NWPU-2018 chromosome 9, ASM421037v1, whole genome shotgun sequence DNA region contains:
- the LOC143225657 gene encoding PTB domain-containing engulfment adapter protein 1-like — MIKQSSFLKWAQNHKNVSKSGNRVWIHPSEVLEAGHVAYLVKFLGNTEVEQPKGIDVVKQGIRKLRFSQNLKRSEGGKIPKVELTISVDGVAIQDFKTKKIFHQFPLHRISYCADDKSDKKFFSFIAKEETEKHSCFVFISDKLSQEITLTIGQAFDLAYRRFLESSGKDMEMKKNYMILQKRVQELEAENAELHKKLSELQCSKDKTEGNKKNEQESPGLIFVNGTSKNPPENNLFNSSPEIPPPIPARTFETILPSNNFLVELSSVDFQTPAVGQRLETVNFDNTGDFNPRGDPITVNGSNHVQNGKTPILSDDSEKGKDVFGAEPFIPSSTMAEDPFGMGNFSSFNIKPQELENAIGAIDKKLSEMKDGFSLGLSFGNEDFSLETLDPLNNKTS, encoded by the exons ATGATTAAACAGTCATCATTCCTGAAGTGGGCACAGAACCATAAGAATGTCAGTAAGTCAG GAAACAGAGTGTGGATCCACCCCTCAGAGGTCCTGGAAGCAGGTCATGTGGCCTACTTAGTCAAG TTTCTAGGGAATACTGAAGTTGAACAACCTAAGGGAATAGATGTGGTGAAACAAGGAATTCGTAAACTAAGA TTCTCACAAAATTTGAAGAGATCAGAGGGTGGAAAAATACCAAAAGTTGAATTGACAATCTCTGTAGATGGAGTGGCTATCCAAGATTTCAAAACAAAG AAAATTTTCCATCAGTTCCCTCTTCATCGGATATCTTACTGTGCTGATGACAAGTCAGATAAAAAGTTCTTCAGTTTTATTGCCAAAGAAGAAACTGAAAAACACAGTTGTTTTGTCTTTATTAGTGACAAACTG TCACAAGAAATAACACTAACAATTGGGCAAGCCTTTGATTTGGCCTATCGTCGTTTTTTGGAATCATCTGGGAAAGacatggaaatgaaaaaaaattacatgatcCTTCAAAAAAGG GTACAAGAACTGGAAGCTGAAAATGCTGAATTACATAAGAAACTTTCAGAGCTCCAGTGTTCAAAAGACAAAACTGAAGGTAATAAGAAGAATGAACAAGag AGCCCAGGATTAATCTTTGTTAATGGTACATCCAAAAATCCaccagaaaataatttgtttaattcttCTCCTGAAATTCCACCTCCTATTCCAGCTCGCACATTTGAAACCATCTTACCATCAAAT AATTTTTTGGTGGAGCTTTCTAGTGTAGACTTTCAAACACCAGCAGTTGGTCAAAGGCTAGAAACCGTTAACTTTGATAACACAGGAGACTTTAACCCAAGAGGTGATCCTATTACAGTTAATGGAAGTAACCATGTTCAAAATGGAAAAACACCAA TATTATCTGACGACTCTGAGAAAGGGAAAGATGTTTTTGGAGCAGAACCATTTATTCCTTCAAGTACGATGGCTGAAGACCCATTTGGAATGGGGAATTTCAGTTCATTCAATATAAAACCCCAAGAACTGGAAAATGCTATAGGAGCTATTGATAAAAAGCTATCAGAAATGAAG